One Prolixibacteraceae bacterium DNA segment encodes these proteins:
- a CDS encoding TIGR02221 family CRISPR-associated protein: MGRNILISFLGKTNYSKTIYQLEGKECSTPTFTPMDALREYYPFEFCYVFGTADSSWDYLLKEEFKNIDLSKEDFIRQKSSLAIRMRDHKIKPEIIHYGKNKHELEENLKIIINALIDLRDGDKIFIDITYSFRSIPLFAMNVIQYLKEVSPLNIEIGGVFYGMFLAKDPSTGIVPLVDMGPTIELMDWIKAASEFKDHQTADKFASLLGRNDLKQEAERMQSYIAINSVTHLRKSVTEFKNLWLNVSDSIHKRLVSPAVLDFPDNISKRGEGKEYLILAKLSDLQWKQGQYLASITSCWEALISYVWSIYKSHNNKGYPKSFCFNIISKHLCGKEYFYYDSLPSIDNEFREKIDDFRGYRNMMVHADEKKGYELDADMIDKELKETRRQIIESIRTNIIGPVAYRIVSSENFGNDLKDKKSK, encoded by the coding sequence ATGGGAAGAAATATATTGATCTCCTTTTTGGGTAAAACTAATTATAGTAAAACAATTTATCAATTGGAGGGGAAGGAGTGTAGTACTCCAACTTTCACTCCAATGGATGCTTTAAGGGAGTACTATCCTTTTGAATTTTGTTATGTCTTTGGAACCGCTGACTCTAGTTGGGATTATCTTTTGAAAGAAGAGTTTAAGAATATTGATCTTTCAAAAGAGGATTTTATTCGTCAGAAGTCTTCTCTAGCTATTAGAATGAGAGACCATAAAATTAAGCCAGAAATTATTCATTATGGGAAGAATAAGCATGAGCTAGAAGAGAATCTAAAGATTATTATCAATGCATTGATAGACTTAAGAGATGGTGATAAGATCTTTATTGATATAACTTACTCATTTCGTTCAATACCTCTTTTTGCAATGAATGTAATTCAATATCTAAAAGAAGTTTCTCCATTGAATATTGAAATTGGTGGTGTCTTTTATGGCATGTTTCTGGCAAAGGATCCTTCAACAGGTATTGTCCCTTTGGTTGATATGGGACCAACTATTGAATTGATGGATTGGATTAAGGCTGCATCAGAATTTAAAGATCATCAAACGGCAGACAAGTTTGCTTCTTTATTAGGTCGAAATGATTTAAAGCAAGAAGCTGAACGTATGCAATCTTACATTGCCATAAATTCAGTTACACATTTACGTAAGTCTGTAACTGAATTTAAAAATTTATGGCTTAATGTAAGCGATTCTATTCATAAAAGGTTAGTTTCTCCTGCAGTACTTGATTTTCCTGATAATATCTCAAAAAGAGGAGAAGGTAAAGAATATCTAATATTAGCAAAATTGTCTGATTTACAATGGAAGCAGGGGCAGTATCTTGCTTCTATTACTAGTTGTTGGGAGGCATTGATTTCATATGTGTGGAGCATTTATAAATCACATAATAATAAAGGATATCCAAAATCATTTTGTTTCAATATAATATCAAAGCATTTGTGTGGAAAAGAGTATTTCTATTACGATTCTTTACCCTCGATAGATAATGAGTTTAGAGAGAAGATAGATGATTTTAGAGGGTATCGTAATATGATGGTACATGCAGATGAAAAAAAAGGATATGAGCTTGATGCTGATATGATTGATAAAGAATTGAAAGAGACTCGAAGACAGATAATAGAATCAATTCGTACAAATATTATTGGGCCAGTAGCTTATCGTATTGTTAGTAGTGAGAATTTTGGTAATGATTTGAAAGATAAAAAATCAAAATAA